Below is a genomic region from Miscanthus floridulus cultivar M001 chromosome 1, ASM1932011v1, whole genome shotgun sequence.
CATGGTGCAAACTTGCACGCTTGCTCTCCTTTCCGGTTTTCTGTCCTTTCTGTTCTGCTCACCTTTCCCCTTCTTTCACTGTCGCTTAACCCTGCTTCCTGATAAAATTCAAACCCACAATAGAAGGCTTCTATGGTTAAGGATAAACATCTACATTTGCCATGGCTACACGCTTTGGCAGCTGCACCTGCACAGCTGCACTAGCTGCCATTATCTGGGCTAACAAAAATACAAAATCCCGGTTCCATTTTCTGAAGAATAGTGTGGCATTCCGACCATTGGCCCACCGCACTTATAGCATGTTGCCTGTCCACCTGTGCCATATCACCATGCGAGTATATGTGGCGCATGCATTCTTCCTTTTGCTAAAGTTGGACGCATAGTGCAGCAAACAAGACCGCAATTGTGCTCGTGCGAGGTGATATGCTCCACCTACATCATTCCAATGAGTGCATGGCCCATCATCTGTGCCCCTGTGATTGGGGGAATGGACGAAATGAATGTGTTTTTGTCCAACCTAAAACAGTGGGAGTCAGTTGGCATTTGTTCAGACTTGCCATGACCGTTAGACCAATGCAAGAGTGTCCGCTTTGTGATTGCAGGAAGCTGAACGCAAAAAGGTTTTTGATTTTCATTTTGATTCTGCAGGCAAGATTTCTGACTTCAGCAATGCGGATGTTGCAGTTGATCAGTACCACCGTTTCGAGGTAGCAGTTTGCTTTCACTTTCAGCGTGGCGTGTGTGCAAATCTGCACCGCATGATCTTTATGACCTCTACTAGGATGATCTACGTGACGTTTTGGCATTTCTGTTTTCAGGAGGACGTGCAGCTCATGGCGGACATGGGAATGGATGCTTATCGCTTCTCTATTGCCTGGTCAAGGATTTTGCCAAGTACGTGATGACTGGAATAGCAATGGTCCTTTAATTTGGTGTCATAATCCTCATATCTTTCAGCTTCTTTCGTTTGAACAGTTCGGTTACTGTTGTTTTACTCATTTTGGGCTTGAAATGTTCTTGTTGCTACAGATGGTACGGGCCAAGTCAATCAGGCTGGCATTGACCACTACAACAAAGTGATCAATGCACTACTATCAAaaggtgaatggaatggaaaCAGAACCTGAATACTGAATCAAAGTAAATGGTCTGAACTGCTTACATTTGATTTTTTCCCCCCAGGAATTCAGCCATATGTAACCCTGTACCACTGGGACCTCCCCCAGGCCCTGGAAGACAGGTACAATGGATGGCTGGACAGGCAGATAGTGTAAGCCCCTCAAACTGCAACTCTTACTCTAGTCAGCAGTTACACACTCTTCATGACACTTCATTGACCCTTCATAGCATAAGTAAAAATGTCAATGCTCAAAATGCAGTAATGACTTTGCGGCTTATGCTGAGACATGCTTCAAGGCGTTTGGAGACCGTGTGAAACACTGGATCACGCTCAATGAGCCGCACACGGTTGCCATTCAAGGCTACGACGCTGGGCTTCACGCTCCAGGGCGCTGTTCAGTGCTGCTCCATCTATACTGCAAGACAGGGAACTCTGGCACTGAGCCCTACATCGTTGCTCACAACTTCATCTTAGCTCATGCCACCGTTTCAGACATGTACAGGAGGAAATATAAGGTGAGCGACTCTTTCTAACCTTTTCAATATATCAGAGTTCTAATATTATGTCTATGCGACTATGCTAATAAGTTGGTATTCTTTCTATTAAATTGTAGGCAGCTCAGAATGGTGAACTTGGGATCGCATTTGACGTCATCTGGTACGAACCAATGACAAACAGCACGATTGACATTGAAGCTACCAAAAGGGCACAAGAGTTTCAGCTAGGATGGTGAGCGACTAAACTGAAGTTATTGTTGGGAAGTTATTACATGGATGATTTCTCACTCGGTTTATCATGGAATGGAAGGTTCGCGGATCCGTTCTTCTTCGGAGATTACCCGGCGACGATGAGAACTCGGGTTGGAGAAAGACTGCCCAAGTTCACGGCAGATGAAGCTGCCCTTGTCAAGGGGGCTCTGGACTTCATGGGCATAAACCACTACACCACTTTCTACACGAGGCATAACGATACCAACATCATCGTACGACTGCTGAATGACACTTTGGCAGACACCGGAACCATCAGCCTGCGTGAGTTCTCATCATGTCTGCACGttcatttcaactgaaaaaaaaaactgaaaatgaGAAACCTTAAAAACTGCTATCCTGCTACTGAGCCTTCAAACTTCAAACGTGCTAAGTTTCGTATCTGATTGTACAAAAACTGCTAGTGACACTTCAAATTTGAAACTGCGGTTGACTGATACTTTGCAATTTCACAGCCTTCGACAAGAACGGGAAACCCATTGGAGATAGGGTGAGTTGggaaaaaatgacaacttacttgcaTCATAGTACATAGTAATATCACATTCGTATCAAATCTCTCAATGTGAAACTCCTCTGACGTCGCTGCACAGGCTAATTCGATATGGTTGTACATCGTACCCAGCGGGATGAGGAAGCTGATGAACTATGTCAAGGAGAGGTACAATAGCCCAACGGTTTACATCACTGAAAATGGTAAGGCCATGTGCTGTGAAACCTGGATTATATTAGCTTTGCTTTGCTGGAAGCTGGATTACATCGGTGCTCTGAAACTTCACTACGGATGGATTCTGATGCAGGGATGGACGACGGCAACAGCCCTTTCACTTCAATCCAGGACGCCCTCAAGGACAGCAAGAGGATCAAGTACCACAACGACTACCTCAACAACCTGGCTGCCTCCATAAAGTACTGAGGATCACTGTGCTTCCTCATGTTTAATTTCCAGTTTAATTTCCTGCGATCCCTGGCTGCATACATGCCTGATACCTGGAAGCGTGATGCTGTTTGCAGGGAGGACGGGTGTGACGTGCGTGGGTACTTCGCGTGGTCGCTGCTGGACAACTGGGAATGGGCCGCCGGGTACACCTCGAGATTCGGGCTCTACTTCGTGGACTACAAGGATAACCTCAAGAGGTACCCCAAGAACTCGGTGCAGTGGTTCAAGACCCTGCTGGGCTCCAGCTGAAGGCGTCACGGATTGTCACTGGGCTGATTATTTATCCGATACCATACTCCGATTAGATAAAAGAGTGTGTCAAGCACCAATGTAAATGTTATCCCCTCTAGTCGAAGAACATGTCGTGTAGCACTACATTTAGTTGCACATTAAAAGGTATACAGATATCAATAACTTCAAATTTAGTTCGTTTGAAAACATACGTTACACGTCTGGATTTGTATTGAAATACACTTGTAATATTTCATGATGGCTGTAAATAATTTTAATAAACATGCTAATTGTATTGTTTTTGACCGACGAGAGTGAAAGATATGTAGTTTAGCAATCAGCTCttatacttttttttttgaatgaaTGACACGAGATCGCGCCAGTTTCATCAATAGAGAAGAGAGTTTTACATCCGGTTAACCGGGTTTACAGAAGCCTAATATATATGGGACGCGTGATATTGTACTTGatcttagggcagtcccaatgctaaAAATTACGTatagtttctatacctattaattttcaTAGACACTATGTATAGAAACTATAGTTCCAATGGATAATTTCTACAGAACaactttttatccaatcacatacactCTCTCTCCATTCGCTACCAATCACATTCCTTcgtgtcttggttctcgtgtagacatggtttctaacttagacccggtttctatgatttttgttctctctcttcaataactaccttgccacatcagcaaaatgctTAGGTGGCAGTACAATTAATACCCATAAAAACTATAGTGATTTCTGCATTGAGAGTGCCCTTAGCCAAACGTTGAGAAAGATATGATTTGCCATATGTCGCTTTACGTAGCGGAACGTAGCTCACCTCCTGTCTCCTTAACACACAGCACGTTCTGCGCGTCCAGCTGAAAGCCAATGCATGTGGGCTCGTTTCCAATGCGAGGCCCAGCTTGAGAAGGAAACCTCCAAGCCCAATTGCGTGGTGGGTGGAGAACTGGAGATGCTTTGTTTCTCCTTCTGTTCTTTTCTCTACTTTTGTTAGAAGTCGAAAATCGAAATCGATCTCTGCACCGTACGGTACGAGATATCAGTGTCATCATCaactataaaataaataaaactatAATAACAATACCAAAAATAGTTTGTAATAATATCCAACCTCGCAAGTCAGAACGGATTTGTACGGAAGTGCATGGCCATTGGCAAAGCATCCGAGGCTGGCGAGCGGAACGCAGGTCGTCGTCCAATCCAAGCCTCCAACTGGAGGTCCTCGCTCGCCCTCGTGCCGCCGTGGCCGTGGGATGCCGTAGCCCGTAGGCGCGTAGGCGATCGATGGCCCAGGAcctgccggccggccggcagcgCATCTTGGCTAGAGGCACGAGGCAGCCCTCCCTCCGCGCGCGTAACTCGGGAATTCTACGCCTGCAGCCTGCTTCTTCCATGGGTGAAACGAATTCCCCTTGCGATCGCCGGTTCCGGGAGTTCGGCGCCGACGGTGCGTGTATGAACACATGTGGTCCAGTCGCCCAGAGGGCAGGAGAACGAACACCGGTGAATCGATCTGTGATTATTGCTGTCGTCTGATTGCGACGATTATTCTAGTTCAGTTCAGACAAGCCATGCATCGTCATTATCCCCTCCGTACGTAGGCCAGGTCATCTcgaacttttttttaaaaaaatggcgTTACGTTCCTTGTGTTCATCAGTGTATTTATGTGAGTACAGTACGTGACACAAGCTGGcaggtggcagcggcggcgccaGCGGACAGGTTTCCTTCCCGTTCCAGTTATGCGGCGCGCCCAACCCAACATGCTTCCAAGCGCAGAgcgccgcgcgcgcgcgcgcggcccAAACAAAGAATGCCGACGGGCGGGCTGCAAGTcggaacgccgcaaagacgggttGAGCCCTCTCCCCTGGCGTGGTCGCCGGCGCTGTTCCCTACGGATAGTCAGTCTCCCGCGGTCCCGGCCGGCGTCCGGGCCGCCTCCTGCGTGCGGCCGGCTGCCGGATCTTACTGTTTATTTATCGTTAGGCTTACGCGGTGAGCACATTTACGCTGGTCATCCTTCATCATTATGCAAATGTTCACAGCATCTTGTCAGGCATTTAAATGGAATTTGTCCGTCGTACCCTCGTGCTCGTACAGATCCACAAGCTCTCTCTTTATCGCTATATTGCTAGCGTGCGGACATCTGACGCCCGCGCCAACACGTCTCTGCCCGTGCCACCAAACTGCACGCGAGGACCGTTCGCGCCCTCTCAGGTTTTTCACGCACATTTCAACATTTATTTAAAGACAAGAGAGCGTTTGGCCACGACGCGCGCGCACGGTAGCCACGCTAGCAAAAAATTTGTTGGCTCTCTGATTGAAATCATGCGGTGGCCAATGGAGCAAGGACGTTACCGTACGGTCGGTGCTTCGCTGTCGACCTCCGGTTGGGCAGGCTGAAAAATATCTGCCTCTCCACTCGCTTCTCCTTGGCTCCGCTCTCTACCTCactgctcctccctctctctcttctttACGGTGCGGGCATACGGATGGACGGATCCGGCGGAGGCTCTAGTGGACGGCACAGCGGCCCCCGCATGCGGCCTCACCTAGGGCGGGCCCCACGCGGGGGCGGCGCGGGGCGAGCGCGCAGCCGGTGTGGTGGCGCAGCAGTGCGGGCCGAGCGAGCAGCGTCCCGGCTCATGGCCTCAGCAAGGGCGGGCTCCCACGCAGAGACGGTGTGGCGGTGCTGGGTGAGTGCTCTCCCCGGCACGGTGGTGCGGCGGCGGGGTGGGCCCCAAGGGTGGACGTGAGCTCAGGCAGGTCCCCCTCTCTTCTTTACCTTCACGGCTGCATCATGGGCTGCTCACTGGTGGCTGCTCCGGCGACTGCACAGCCGGATCTGGTGCCTCCATGCCTGATCCGGTGCCTCCATAGGCagatccatccatcctggtaagTCTTCTCATCTCCTTTCTTCTTGTTTGCCtgcttctattttctttaagttcTTGATTTGCTGGTAGTTATCCTCTCACCAAGAGATTTGTCAAGTTTGGTTTCAGCTGAACTGAGTCCACTACCACTAATATGCGAGATATTTGAATTAAATTTTCGCTGTTTAGAGTTCTGCTATTTATTTGCTCATGTACCTGCTAATTAAAGGATTGTTTTTAGCATTTCAAAGGAGCTTGACCCACTGTGGTAAAGAAGAGCACTAATTATGAATTGAACAAAGAACTTACACTCTGCAGTTTCTATTAGACCGGTATGCATTCACCTCCATATCTTATCTCCCTTTCCGTTCTTAATCTACCGTTTGTGTTCTTTTTCCTTTGTCCTTTCCAAACTAAACTAATTTTGGCGGATGTGGCAAATATTTGAATAATTTATGATGTTTAGAGCTCCGCTATTTAGTTCCCTGTGTGCCTGGGAACATAATTTATTTTGCTGTAAATTTAAGGTACCCCTATATCATGTTCTAAAAAATAGGCGTTGGATATGCAATTAGCTAATTTGTTTTGATGTAAATTTAACAAGCTGTCATACATATACACTTCATGTGGTATTTTATTGTGATTAGTAGGTTTGTAACTAATATATTTAGATCTAAAATATGGTTTTAGGTGCTATGGAAAACAATGGACAAAGTGTGAAGACAAATTGGCTCCATTCGAAAAGAATATGAGAGAGAGCATCTTAGCAAGTAGAGCAGAGAGAGTGCAAGGTACCCCAGCAGCAAGATGGTGATGTCGTATTCAATCCAGTCACTCAAAATACTTAATTCGTTTTGATAGATATGCATGTCTCATGTGTTTGGTCTGACACTTTGAATTTTTCATTGCTTTAAAACAATAAAGTGTGCCTAATTGTTCTATTTTTTCATTCCATTTACCAGATCTGTCCATCCCACCTCGCTGTTGGATCCGTTCATTCCCTCTCCAGATCTCTGTGTAATACTGGATGTGAGGCTTTCCTTTGTTACTCTTCGTTGTGGCGTGAGTAAGCTCTATGTTTTGGTAGGTTTCTTTGGTCTATTATAATTTATATATTTTTGCTTTTCTTGTCTCAGATTCTTTTTTCGTGCTTTTATGCTTAGTGTATCAATCTGTGAGCGATTTGTGAGAAAATATACTCTGATAGCGTTTGGGCAGCATATTGGAAATATTGCATGTAGAAATAATTTGGACTAATCTTGCAGCAACTGAGTAACCTCTGTATCAGCCTTGTGTTAGTATCACATTCCATGTTTATGTTTATCATATCCCAGATCATATTATTTGCAGGTTAGCAGCTTATCTTCTTTTTTTAAGCATTCTATTTCTCCTGTTTAATTTTCTTTCAAACAAATTTTCTCCTGATAACCTATGCTTGCCAGGGAACTGCTACTCTCCCTTCCCTCCTCTCCCCCTCCTGAATTTCTTAGAAAAGGGAAATTAGCACAGTTTGAGAAGCTATTTATACTTAAAATGAAATAATATAGATCTACAAGCAAATATGTCTTCATCTCATTTTATATATGCCATAGCACATTTTAGTAATATTTTCATGGCTGAGTTCCATCCCCTCTATATAAGTTTGCTGGTGTCAGATAGAGTCGACGCGTTAGAGCGTAGTCCCAAAAGATCTCTACATCTGTCAACTTGCATTACTGAATTGCAACTTGATTTTTGTTGCTCACTCTTCAGGATTTGCCTTGCTGGATTGCCACTTTATATAGTTCCTTATtagcattttcaaataattttctGCGTGCTCGCACCTGTGCAGCTATGGGCTCCTGCCTGCTCCTTTGACCCTCTGCGGCTCT
It encodes:
- the LOC136504198 gene encoding beta-glucosidase 6-like is translated as MGRRIKSGRRTMPPPPPLLLLLLLVLGLSLQGRCIAQGQGGGGGGGLTRGSFPKGFVFGTAAAAYQYEGAVKTDGRGQTIWDTFAHTFGKISDFSNADVAVDQYHRFEEDVQLMADMGMDAYRFSIAWSRILPNGTGQVNQAGIDHYNKVINALLSKGIQPYVTLYHWDLPQALEDRYNGWLDRQIVNDFAAYAETCFKAFGDRVKHWITLNEPHTVAIQGYDAGLHAPGRCSVLLHLYCKTGNSGTEPYIVAHNFILAHATVSDMYRRKYKAAQNGELGIAFDVIWYEPMTNSTIDIEATKRAQEFQLGWFADPFFFGDYPATMRTRVGERLPKFTADEAALVKGALDFMGINHYTTFYTRHNDTNIIVRLLNDTLADTGTISLPFDKNGKPIGDRANSIWLYIVPSGMRKLMNYVKERYNSPTVYITENGMDDGNSPFTSIQDALKDSKRIKYHNDYLNNLAASIKEDGCDVRGYFAWSLLDNWEWAAGYTSRFGLYFVDYKDNLKRYPKNSVQWFKTLLGSS